The DNA region TTTTCGTCGAACGTGAAGGGCTCCGCGGGACCGATCGCCAGCTTCGCGAAGTCCGCGTGACGCGGGTTCAGCAGGAAGTTTCGCTCGCCGGGGACCACGGCCGAGGGGACCTCGAGGCACGCCGAGTCGCCTGCCGCGATCCAGGCGGCGCCGATCTCTTGAAGCGCGCGCGGGCCTGGATGCCTGCGCCACTCCTTGGGGAGAGTCCCGACGAGAGCCTGGCGGATCCTCACACCGTCGGGGATGTCGACCGTGAAGCTGACGAAGTCATCGGGGAGACGAGTCCGGTGAAGATGCACGAGCTGCTCGAGAGCAGCGAGCGCGCGGCTCTCGGATGCGTAGATGACGCGGACACCCCGTGGATGCCAGCGACCGGGATAGAGAACCGCCCCGTCGCCAGTGAACGCGCTGTCGGTGTGCCGCGCCTGACAGATCCGAAAGACGCGCATCAGCCGACGATGCCGTGCTCGATTCTGCCGAGAACGTCGTCGACCTGCTCCGCGCCGATGTCGGTGTCGAGAAGGGCAAGCGGCTGCTGTTTGCCGAGCGACGGGTTCGGAGCCTGAATCCACTCGGCCGACTCCTCGAGATCGCCGAACACCCGGTTCGCGTGCGCGAGCACCCGTGCAAGCCGGTAGAGACGATCGGATTCATCCGCGGACAGGCGGCTCTGCTCCCTTCGCCGGAGCAGATTTCTCCGCGAGAGATGCAGGATCGCGCACAGGACTTCGCGCGGGATCCCGTACTGCTCCATGACGGCCGTCAGCGAGGAGAAGGGCAAGCCTCCGCGCACCCGCATCGCCAGGTCCTCCGGTGAGCGGAGGGCGCGACCGAGCACCTTCGCACCACCGAGGACGGAGACGACGCCGCCAAGCTCGCTCTTCATCGCATCAATTTATCGGCAACCGCGCCGTCTGGCGAGAGAGGCGCGCCAATTGGCGCTTTCCGAGAAGCGCGCAAGCGCTGCTCCCGGCCGCAGTCCTGCTTCGCAACCCATCGCCAACACGCACATTTCTGTGCACCGGCCGATGTCAGGCCGACCCCTTCTCCACGCGGCTCACCGTCTGCACCAGGAACAGCAGCACGGCGAGCACGTTCAGCAGCGCCCCCCACGCCCGCAGCTCGTACACGCCGGAGAGATCTCCGATGA from Deltaproteobacteria bacterium includes:
- a CDS encoding DUF2384 domain-containing protein — encoded protein: MKSELGGVVSVLGGAKVLGRALRSPEDLAMRVRGGLPFSSLTAVMEQYGIPREVLCAILHLSRRNLLRRREQSRLSADESDRLYRLARVLAHANRVFGDLEESAEWIQAPNPSLGKQQPLALLDTDIGAEQVDDVLGRIEHGIVG
- a CDS encoding RES domain-containing protein, translated to MRVFRICQARHTDSAFTGDGAVLYPGRWHPRGVRVIYASESRALAALEQLVHLHRTRLPDDFVSFTVDIPDGVRIRQALVGTLPKEWRRHPGPRALQEIGAAWIAAGDSACLEVPSAVVPGERNFLLNPRHADFAKLAIGPAEPFTFDE